From Eremothecium sinecaudum strain ATCC 58844 chromosome V, complete sequence, a single genomic window includes:
- the TIM23 gene encoding protein transporter TIM23 (Syntenic homolog of Ashbya gossypii AAR070C; Syntenic homolog of Saccharomyces cerevisiae YNR017W (TIM23)), which produces MSFLFGGSGKSKEQEAADEDKNLRTSLGFDPNQVTNVANIISTPGGLDISKLHPLAGVEKGVEYLDLEDEQLSTLQGSQGLIPSRGWTDDLCYGTGAVYLTALGLGGSYGFIEGVKNIPPNAPGKLQLNTILNHITRRGPFLGNNAGVLALVYNLVNSSIDSVRGKHDSAGSVVAGALSGAIFKCSKGLKPMGYASGTMALAAAGWCGLKSVLL; this is translated from the coding sequence ATGTCGTTCTTATTTGGTGGAAGTGGGAAATCAAAGGAACAAGAAGCGGCAGATGAAGATAAAAATTTAAGAACATCTCTTGGTTTTGATCCAAATCAAGTAACGAACGTTGCAAATATAATCTCTACACCGGGAGGCTTGGATATTTCTAAGCTACACCCTCTGGCGGGTGTTGAAAAGGGAGTTGAATACCTTGATTTAGAAGATGAGCAATTGAGTACTTTACAAGGGTCCCAGGGTTTGATTCCCTCAAGGGGGTGGACCGATGACCTTTGTTACGGTACTGGTGCTGTTTACTTGACAGCCCTAGGTCTTGGTGGTTCATACGGGTTCATCGAGGGTGTGAAAAATATCCCTCCTAACGCTCCAGGAAAATTACAATTAAACACTATTTTAAATCACATAACTAGAAGAGGTCCATTTTTGGGTAACAATGCCGGTGTGTTGGCACTGGTTTACAATTTGGTTAACTCCAGTATAGATTCCGTACGGGGTAAGCACGATTCAGCTGGAAGTGTCGTTGCTGGTGCTCTATCAGGTGCTATCTTTAAGTGCTCTAAGGGTCTAAAACCAATGGGGTATGCGTCTGGAACTATGGCGCTTGCGGCTGCAGGTTGGTGTGGTTTAAAATCAGTGCTCCTTTAA
- the ACC1 gene encoding acetyl-CoA carboxylase ACC1 (Syntenic homolog of Ashbya gossypii AAR071W; Syntenic homolog of Saccharomyces cerevisiae YNR016C (ACC1) and YMR207C (HFA1)), whose translation MSDENLAEVSVSQKSRYEYTDNTAKHATLAPHFLGLNSVSRAEDSPLKEFVRLHGGHTVISKVLIANNGIAAVKEIRSVRKWAYETFGDGSTIQFVVMATPEDLEANAEYIRMADQYVEVPGGTNNNNYANVDLIVDIAERANVDAVWAGWGHASENPLLPEKLASSKRKVVFIGPPGNAMRSLGDKISSTIVAQHAKVPCIPWSGTGIDEVQTDENTGLVSVTDKVYNLCCCSSPEDGLERAKAIGFPVMVKASEGGGGKGIRKVERAEDFVALYKQAANEIPGSPIFVMKLAGKARHLEVQLLADQYGTNISLFGRDCSVQRRHQKIIEEAPVTIAKPETFTEMEKAAVRLGKLVGYVSAGTVEYLYSHDDGKFYFLELNPRLQVEHPTTEMVTGVNLPAAQLQIAMGIPLHRIRDIRLLYGLDPYTATEIDFDFSSSGSLKTQRKPIPKGHCTACRITSEDPNEGFKPSGGSLHELNFRSSSNVWGYFSVGNNGGIHSFSDSQFGHIFAFGENRQASRKHMVVALKELSIRGDFRTTVEYLIKLLETEDFEDNTITTGWLDDLISQKISAEKPDEMLAVICGAATKAHISSEKAREEYLSCLKRGQVPNKNMLQTMYPIEFNHEGKRYKFTVAKSADDRYTLFINGSKCDVGVRKLSDGGLLIAIGGKSHTVYWKEEVAATRLSIDHQTTMLEVEKDPTQLRTPSPGKLVKFLIESGDHISAGQPYAEVEVMKMQMPLIATESGVVQLLKQPGSTLASGDILAILALDDPSKVKHALPFEGMLPEMGAPIIEGTKPAYKFRYLVSTLENILKGYDNQVVMSASLQKLIEVLRDPELPYSEWRMQVSALHSRLPAPLLQQLERLVERCHNRSADFPAKQMGKILDSALQEANGDPLFATAIEPLTSITRRYKDGLQAHEFSVFASFLDNYYSVEKLFSGSNVREEDVILKLRDEYSADLNKVVLTVLSHSRVSAKNNLILAILKHYQPLCQMSTEISSHLSSSLKRIVELESKVTAKVALQAREILIQGALPSIKERTEQLEHILKSSVVKLTYGLTETLRMDPDIEVLKDLIDSNYVVFDVLAQFLNHKDNGVAAAAAEVYIRRAYRAYTIGDIKHHSSFDSPVVEWKFQLPSAAFTSRPQVTSKLGVQRAISISDMTFISDADNQPLRTGILIPADHLDDVDSVLASALTVIPLQQNTAGPAPDRYGTSGTLSNVANVFISSIEGFESEDDVLKRLREILDMNRQDLIASSIRRITFVFGYKDGSYPKYYTFRGSEYTEDKTIRHIEPALAFQLELGRMSNFNIKPIFTNNRNIHVYEAIGKNSPIDKRFFTRGIIRTGRIRDDITIQEYLTSEANRLMRDILDILEVTDTSNSDLNHIFINFSAVFDVTLEDVANAFGGFLERYGKRLLRLRVAAAEIRIMIKDSETGSPIPLRALINNVSGYVVRTEFYTEIKNSQGERIFKSLDKPGSMHLRPIATPYPVKEWLQPKRYKAHLMGTTYVYDFPELFRQSTITQWRKHAPKVKLSDNFFIANELIVDQDGELTEVDREPGANNIGMVAFKVTAKTPEYPHGRQFVIVANDITFMIGSFGPQEDEFFDKVTEYARKRGIPRIYLSANSGARIGLADELIPLFDVAWNDPSNPAKGFKYLYMRPETMEKLKNQGKEHVVLTEHVVENGETRHVLKAIIGSEEGLGVECLRGSGLIAGATSRAYKDIFTITLVTCRSVGIGAYLVRLGQRAIQVEGQPIILTGAPAINKVLGRDVYSSNLQLGGTQIMYNNGVSHLTAQDDLAGVAKIMEWLSYVPAKRNLPVPILESDDKWDRDVEYCPKSGEQYDVRWMIEGRDTPDGFEPGLFDKGSFQETLSGWARGVVVGRARLGGIPLGVIAVETRTVETLIPADPANPDSIESLVQEAGQVWYPNSAYKTAQAINDFNHGEQLPLMIMANWRGFSGGQRDMYNEVLKFGAYIVDALVDYKQPIFTYIPPLAELRGGSWVVVDPTINAEQMEMYADIDSRAGVLEPEAIVGIKYRREKLLNTMARLDYKYKELSEQLADSNITPEKHQELSKQLAAREKQLLPIFHQITVQFAGLHDRSGRMLAKGVIRKELEWSQSRRFFYWRLRRRLNEEYLIRRLDAELPHANRLEKFSRLRSWYPTSVNQDDDAKVSTWIEENYQVLDEHVKALKAEKFAHSLSKQFRSDRETALKGISEILKLLSTTDKEQILKSLE comes from the coding sequence ATGAGTGACGAAAATTTAGCAGAAGTCTCTGTGTCTCAGAAGTCCCGTTATGAGTACACGGATAATACTGCGAAGCATGCCACGCTGGCGCCCCACTTTCTTGGGCTGAATTCGGTATCAAGGGCGGAAGATTCTCCCTTAAAAGAGTTTGTAAGGCTACACGGCGGACACACCGTTATCTCCAAGGTTCTCATTGCGAACAATGGTATTGCAGCTGTTAAGGAGATTAGATCAGTAAGGAAATGGGCATATGAAACCTTTGGCGATGGTTCAACGATCCAATTTGTTGTTATGGCTACACCAGAAGATCTTGAAGCCAATGCCGAATATATAAGGATGGCAGACCAATATGTTGAGGTCCCAGGTGGTACGAACAATAATAATTATGCAAATGTTGACTTAATTGTTGACATTGCAGAGCGTGCAAACGTTGATGCAGTTTGGGCAGGTTGGGGCCATGCTTCTGAGAACCCACTGCTTCCTGAAAAATTGGCAAGTTCCAAAAGAAAGGTTGTCTTCATTGGCCCCCCAGGTAACGCTATGAGGTCCCTTGGTGATAAGATTTCATCTACAATTGTTGCGCAACATGCAAAGGTTCCTTGTATCCCGTGGTCGGGTACTGGTATTGACGAAGTTCAGACAGATGAAAATACTGGCTTAGTTTCTGTGACTGATAAAGTCTACAACCTATGCTGTTGTTCATCCCCAGAGGATGGGCTTGAAAGAGCCAAGGCTATTGGTTTCCCAGTTATGGTGAAAGCCTCAGAAGGTGGTGGTGGTAAAGGTATTAGAAAAGTCGAACGTGCGGAGGACTTTGTTGCGCTATATAAGCAAGCTGCCAACGAAATACCAGGGTCTCCTATCTTTGTTATGAAACTAGCTGGAAAAGCCCGTCACTTGGAAGTGCAACTGCTGGCCGATCAATACGGTACTAATATATCTCTTTTCGGACGTGATTGTTCTGTCCAAAGACGTCATCAGAAAATCATAGAAGAGGCACCTGTAACGATTGCCAAGCCGGAGACTTTTACAGAAATGGAGAAGGCTGCCGTAAGACTGGGTAAATTGGTGGGTTACGTATCAGCCGGTACTGTGGAATATCTATATTCTCATGATGATGGGAAGTTTTATTTCTTAGAATTGAACCCTAGATTACAGGTTGAACATCCAACTACAGAAATGGTTACTGGTGTTAATCTACCGGCTGCTCAGTTGCAGATTGCGATGGGTATTCCTTTACACAGAATCAGAGATATCAGGCTTTTGTATGGTCTAGATCCATACACTGCAACTGAAATTGACTTCGAtttttcatcttctggATCTCTAAAAACTCAAAGAAAACCCATTCCAAAGGGACACTGTACTGCATGTCGTATCACATCAGAAGACCCTAACGAAGGTTTCAAGCCTTCTGGTGGTTCGTTACACGAATTGAACTTCCGTTCTTCATCCAATGTTTGGGGTTACTTCTCAGTGGGTAATAATGGTGGTATCCATTCATTTTCTGATTCTCAGTTTGGTCACATATTTGCATTCGGTGAAAATAGACAAGCATCTAGGAAGCACATGGTTGTTGCTTTGAAGGAGCTATCAATTAGGGGTGACTTTAGAACTACGGTTGAGTACTTGATTAAGTTATTAGAAACAGAAGATTTCGAAGATAATACGATTACTACTGGCTGGTTGGACGATTTAATCTCTCAAAAAATTTCCGCTGAGAAGCCTGACGAAATGCTAGCTGTTATTTGCGGTGCTGCTACAAAAGCTCACATCTCATCAGAAAAAGCTCGCGAGGAATATCTTTCTTGTCTAAAGAGGGGTCAAGTACCAAACAAGAACATGCTTCAAACTATGTATCCAATTGAATTTAACCATGAGGGAAAGAGATATAAATTCACTGTCGCCAAATCGGCTGATGATCGGTACACGCTATTCATCAACGGCTCGAAATGTGACGTTGGTGTTCGCAAGTTATCCGATGGAGGACTATTGATCGCTATTGGAGGAAAATCACATACTGTGTATTGGAAGGAAGAAGTCGCTGCAACCCGTTTGTCAATCGACCATCAAACTACGATGTTGGAGGTTGAAAAGGATCCTACACAATTACGTACACCTTCCCCTGGTAAGCTTGTTAAATTTTTGATAGAAAGTGGTGATCATATTTCTGCTGGTCAGCCGTACGCAGAGGTCGAAGTCATGAAAATGCAGATGCCTTTGATAGCAACCGAGAGTGGTGTTGTACAACTTTTGAAACAGCCTGGATCAACTTTAGCCTCTGGCGATATTTTAGCGATATTGGCCTTGGATGATCCTTCAAAGGTCAAGCACGCTTTACCTTTTGAAGGTATGCTTCCTGAAATGGGCGCTCCTATCATTGAAGGTACTAAACCTGCGTACAAGTTTAGATATCTTGTTTCCACTTTAGAAAACATTCTAAAGGGCTACGACAATCAAGTTGTCATGAGTGCGTCCTTACAAAAGCTTATTGAAGTTTTGAGAGATCCTGAATTACCATACTCTGAATGGAGAATGCAAGTGTCTGCATTACATTCTAGGCTACCTGCTCCTTTGCTTCAACAATTAGAGCGTCTTGTTGAACGTTGCCATAACCGCTCTGCTGACTTCCCAGCGAAGCAGATGGGCAAAATTTTGGATAGTGCTCTTCAGGAAGCGAATGGCGACCCGCTATTTGCCACAGCAATTGAACCATTGACTTCTATTACCCGTCGCTACAAGGATGGGTTACAGGCTCATGAGTTTTCTGTGTTTGCTAGTTTCCTTGACAACTACTACTCTGTTGAGAAGTTGTTCTCAGGAAGTAATGTACGTGAGGAAGATGTTATATTAAAATTACGTGACGAATACTCTGCAGATCTCAACAAAGTTGTGCTTACTGTTCTATCACATTCACGTGTTTCTGCAAAGAATAACTTGATTTTGGCAATTTTAAAGCATTACCAACCTTTATGCCAAATGTCTACCGAAATATCTTCACAcctttcttcttctttgaaACGCATTGTTGAGTTAGAGTCTAAAGTAACCGCAAAAGTTGCGCTCCAGGCTAGAGAGATTTTGATTCAGGGTGCATTACCCTCTATAAAGGAAAGGACAGAACAGTTAGAACATATTTTAAAGAGTTCCGTTGTTAAGTTGACTTACGGACTAACGGAGACTCTCCGTATGGACCCAGATATTGAGGTTCTCAAGGATTTAATTGATTCTAATTACGTTGTTTTCGATGTTTTGGCACAATTCTTGAATCATAAGGATAACGGTGTTGCCGCTGCCGCTGCCGAGGTCTATATCCGTCGTGCTTATAGAGCATACACTATTGGAGACATTAAGCACCATTCTTCATTTGATTCACCAGTGGTTGAGTGGAAGTTCCAGCTTCCTTCAGCAGCTTTTACTTCTCGTCCTCAAGTGACTTCTAAATTGGGTGTGCAAAGAGCTATATCTATCTCAGATATGACTTTCATATCCGATGCAGACAATCAACCATTGAGAACGGGTATTTTGATTCCTGCTGATCACTTAGACGATGTGGATTCAGTTTTGGCAAGCGCTTTAACTGTAATTCCATTGCAACAAAATACAGCTGGCCCTGCACCTGATAGGTATGGGACATCTGGTACGTTATCAAATGTTGCAAATGTTTTTATTTCCTCTATAGAAGGTTTCGAATCTGAAGACGATGTTTTGAAAAGATTGAGAGAAATTTTGGACATGAACAGACAGGACTTGAttgcttcttcaattcGTCGTATAACTTTTGTCTTTGGGTACAAGGATGGTTCCTATCCAAAATACTATACCTTCAGAGGCTCTGAATACACAGAAGACAAGACCATCCGCCATATAGAACCTGCTTTGGCCTTCCAATTGGAATTAGGAAGAATGTCCAATTTCAATATTAAACCTATTTTTACCAATAATAGGAATATTCATGTGTATGAAGCAATTGGAAAGAATTCTCCTATTGATAAGAGGTTTTTCACCAGAGGTATAATTAGAACTGGTAGAATCCGTGATGATATTACAATCCAAGAGTACTTGACTTCAGAGGCTAATAGGTTAATGCGCGATATTTTGGATATTTTAGAGGTCACTGACACATCAAACTCAGACTTGAATCACATATTTATTAACTTCTCGGCTGTTTTTGACGTCACTTTGGAAGATGTCGCTAACGCATTTGGTGGTTTCCTTGAAAGATATGGAAAGAGGCTTTTAAGACTACGTGTCGCAGCTGCCGAAATTCGTATTATGATCAAGGATTCGGAAACAGGGTCTCCAATTCCACTCAGAGCACTAATAAATAACGTGTCTGGATACGTTGTAAGGACAGAATTCTATACAGAAATTAAGAATTCACAAGGAGAAAGGATTTTCAAGTCCTTAGACAAGCCTGGCTCAATGCACTTAAGACCAATTGCAACACCTTATCCTGTCAAAGAATGGTTACAACCTAAACGTTATAAAGCCCATTTGATGGGAACCACTTACGTTTACGATTTCCCTGAATTATTCCGTCAAAGTACCATCACCCAATGGAGGAAGCATGCTCCTAAGGTAAAATTAAGTGataacttcttcatcgcCAATGAATTGATTGTTGATCAGGATGGTGAATTGACGGAAGTGGATAGAGAGCCCGGTGCTAACAACATTGGTATGGTCGCATTCAAAGTTACTGCCAAAACTCCAGAATACCCACACGGTAGACAGTTTGTTATTGTTGCGAACGACATTACATTTATGATTGGTTCTTTTGGTCCCCAGGAAGACGAGTTTTTCGATAAGGTTACTGAATACGCAAGGAAGCGTGGTATCCCAAGAATTTATTTATCTGCAAACTCTGGTGCCAGAATTGGTCTCGCCGATGAATTGATACCCTTGTTTGATGTTGCCTGGAACGATCCTTCTAATCCTGCAAAGGGTTTCAAATACTTATACATGCGTCCTGAAACAATggaaaagttgaagaaCCAGGGTAAGGAACATGTTGTCTTAACTGAGCACGTTGTTGAAAATGGGGAGACGAGACATGTTCTAAAGGCTATTATCGGTTCAGAGGAAGGGCTTGGTGTTGAATGTTTGAGAGGTTCTGGTCTGATTGCCGGTGCAACTTCAAGAGCATATAAGGATATCTTTACAATCACCCTAGTTACCTGTAGGTCCGTTGGTATTGGTGCATACTTAGTTCGGTTGGGCCAGAGAGCAATTCAAGTCGAAGGCCAGCCTATCATTTTGACCGGTGCACCTGCTATCAATAAGGTTTTGGGTAGAGATGTCTACTCATCCAACTTGCAATTAGGTGGTACGCAAATCATGTATAACAATGGTGTTTCCCATTTGACGGCTCAAGATGATTTAGCTGGTGTTGCTAAGATCATGGAATGGTTATCATACGTACCTGCGAAACGTAACCTACCAGTCCCAATTTTGGAATCAGATGATAAATGGGATAGAGATGTTGAATACTGTCCAAAATCAGGTGAGCAATACGATGTCAGATGGATGATTGAAGGTCGCGATACTCCTGATGGTTTCGAACCTGGTTTATTCGATAAGGGTTCCTTCCAAGAAACTTTGTCAGGATGGGCTAGAGGTGTCGTTGTAGGTAGGGCTCGTTTGGGAGGTATTCCACTCGGTGTTATTGCTGTTGAAACTAGAACTGTAGAAACTTTAATACCAGCAGACCCTGCAAATCCTGATTCCATTGAAAGTTTGGTGCAAGAAGCTGGTCAAGTTTGGTATCCAAACTCTGCTTACAAGACTGCTCAAGCAATCAATGACTTCAATCATGGTGAACAATTGCCGTTGATGATCATGGCGAACTGGAGAGGTTTCTCAGGTGGTCAACGTGATATGTACAATGAGGTTCTGAAATTCGGTGCCTACATTGTTGATGCATTAGTTGACTACAAGCAACCCATTTTCACTTATATTCCTCCTCTTGCAGAATTGAGAGGTGGTTCTTGGGTTGTTGTTGATCCAACCATTAATGCTGAGCAGATGGAGATGTATGCAGACATCGATTCTCGTGCGGGTGTTCTTGAACCTGAAGCTATCGTTGGTATTAAGTACCGTAGAGAGAAGCTGTTGAACACTATGGCAAGATTGGACTACAAGTACAAGGAACTAAGCGAACAACTTGCTGACAGTAATATAACTCCAGAAAAGCATCAAGAGCTTTCCAAGCAATTGGCTGCACGTGAAAAACAGCTATTGCCTATCTTCCATCAAATTACCGTCCAATTTGCCGGCTTGCATGACCGCTCTGGTCGTATGTTAGCGAAGGGCGTCATCAGGAAAGAGCTGGAATGGTCTCAATCTCGTCGCTTCTTCTACTGGAGGTTGAGGAGAAGATTAAACGAGGAGTATTTGATTAGAAGGTTGGATGCTGAGCTTCCACATGCCAATAGGCTAGAAAAATTCTCCAGACTAAGATCATGGTACCCTACATCTGTTAACCAAGATGACGACGCAAAGGTCTCAACTTGGATCGAGGAAAACTATCAAGTTCTAGATGAACATGTAAAGGCATTGAAGGCGGAGAAATTCGCTCACAGTTTGTCCAAGCAGTTCAGAAGCGACCGCGAAACCGCTTTGAAAGGAATCAGTGAAATTTTGAAGCTACTGTCCACCACCGACAAGGAACAGATTTTGAAGAGTTTAGAGTAG